From a single Calothrix sp. NIES-2098 genomic region:
- a CDS encoding light-independent protochlorophyllide reductase subunit B, translated as MKLAYWMYAGPAHIGTLRIASSFKNVHAIMHAPLGDDYFNVMRSMLSRERDFTPVTASVVDRNVLARGSQEKVVDNITRKDAEERPDLIVLTPTCTSSILQEDLHNFVERAQLEAKGDVMLADVNHYRYNELQAADRTLHQIVQFYIEKARKKGELPEGKTAKPSVNIIGISTLGFHHQHDCTELKKLMADLGIEVNTVIPEGASVNELKKMPQAWFNLVPYRELGLQAARYLEAEFGTPYVDITPMGVVETARCIRKIQQVINAQGAHVDYEEFINEQTLYVSQAAWFSRSIDCQNLTGKKAVVFGDNTHAAAITKILSREMGIHVVWAGTYCKYDADWFREQVSEYCDEVLITDDHGEIGDAIARVEPSAIFGTQMERHVGKRLDIPCGVIAAPIHVQNFPIGYKPFLGYEGTNQITDLIYNSFTLGMEDHLLEIFGGHDTKEVITKGISAESDLNWTKDGLAELNKIPGFVRGKVKRNTEKFARDRGIKDINSEVLYAAKEAVGA; from the coding sequence ATGAAATTGGCTTACTGGATGTATGCAGGGCCAGCCCACATAGGTACACTGCGAATCGCCAGTTCTTTTAAGAATGTCCATGCCATCATGCACGCCCCACTTGGCGATGACTACTTTAACGTCATGCGCTCTATGCTATCAAGGGAAAGGGACTTTACTCCGGTAACAGCCAGTGTCGTAGATCGCAACGTTTTGGCACGTGGCTCTCAGGAGAAGGTGGTAGACAATATCACCCGCAAAGATGCTGAAGAACGCCCGGATTTGATTGTGTTAACTCCCACCTGTACTTCCAGTATTTTGCAAGAAGATTTGCACAACTTTGTCGAACGAGCACAACTGGAAGCAAAAGGGGACGTAATGCTGGCGGATGTTAACCACTACCGCTACAACGAACTGCAAGCAGCCGATCGCACTCTGCATCAAATCGTCCAATTCTACATTGAGAAAGCCCGTAAAAAAGGCGAACTCCCAGAAGGCAAAACTGCTAAACCCTCTGTTAACATCATTGGTATTTCTACCTTAGGTTTCCACCATCAGCACGACTGCACCGAACTGAAAAAGCTGATGGCTGACTTGGGAATTGAGGTGAACACCGTAATTCCTGAAGGCGCTTCTGTGAATGAATTGAAGAAGATGCCGCAAGCTTGGTTTAACCTAGTACCTTACCGCGAACTCGGCTTACAAGCAGCTCGTTACCTAGAAGCAGAATTTGGCACTCCCTATGTAGACATTACCCCAATGGGTGTTGTAGAAACTGCTCGCTGTATCCGCAAAATTCAGCAGGTAATTAACGCCCAAGGTGCTCATGTAGATTACGAAGAGTTCATTAACGAACAAACTCTGTATGTATCTCAGGCTGCTTGGTTCTCCCGTTCTATCGACTGCCAAAACTTGACTGGTAAAAAAGCTGTGGTATTTGGTGACAACACCCACGCCGCCGCCATTACCAAAATTTTGTCACGGGAAATGGGAATTCACGTAGTTTGGGCGGGAACTTACTGCAAATATGATGCAGACTGGTTCCGCGAACAAGTCAGCGAGTATTGCGATGAAGTCTTAATCACCGACGATCATGGAGAAATTGGGGATGCGATCGCCCGCGTTGAACCCTCCGCCATCTTCGGTACGCAAATGGAACGCCACGTTGGTAAGCGCTTGGATATTCCCTGCGGTGTCATAGCTGCACCCATCCACGTGCAAAACTTCCCCATTGGTTACAAACCATTCTTGGGTTACGAAGGTACAAATCAAATTACAGATTTGATTTACAATTCCTTCACCTTAGGAATGGAAGATCATCTTTTGGAAATCTTCGGCGGACACGATACCAAAGAAGTGATTACCAAAGGAATTTCTGCCGAATCAGATTTGAATTGGACAAAAGATGGTTTAGCAGAATTGAACAAAATTCCTGGATTTGTGCGCGGTAAAGTCAAGCGCAACACCGAAAAATTTGCACGCGATCGCGGCATTAAAGATATCAATTCTGAAGTGCTATACGCTGCAAAAGAAGCTGTTGGCGCTTAG
- a CDS encoding type 11 methyltransferase produces the protein MATILRDWSYRYQWLYDGISGLAALSVGGETRFRQLALQGLTINSDTKILDLCCGSGQATQFLVKYSQNVTGLDASPLSLKRAKQNVPSATYVEAFAENMPFTDSEFDVVHTSVALHEMEPEQLRQIINEVYRVLKPGGVFALVDFHAPTNPIFWPGVSLFLLLFETETAWQLLKTDLPAVLAETGFEVSEPKLYAGGSLQVIQAKK, from the coding sequence ATGGCAACAATTTTAAGAGACTGGAGTTACCGCTATCAGTGGCTATATGACGGCATATCAGGTTTAGCGGCGTTAAGTGTAGGTGGTGAAACTCGGTTTCGGCAACTAGCTTTGCAAGGTTTAACAATCAACTCAGACACTAAGATTTTAGATTTATGTTGTGGCAGCGGTCAGGCAACACAATTTTTGGTGAAATATTCACAAAATGTAACAGGATTGGATGCCTCTCCCTTATCTTTGAAACGGGCAAAGCAGAATGTACCTAGCGCCACCTACGTAGAAGCTTTTGCCGAAAATATGCCTTTTACTGATTCTGAATTTGATGTTGTGCATACCAGTGTGGCGCTACATGAGATGGAACCTGAGCAATTGCGACAAATTATTAATGAGGTTTATCGAGTCCTGAAACCAGGTGGTGTGTTCGCGCTCGTGGATTTTCACGCTCCTACAAATCCTATATTTTGGCCTGGAGTGTCACTATTTTTGCTGTTGTTTGAAACAGAGACAGCTTGGCAACTATTAAAAACTGATTTACCTGCGGTGTTAGCAGAAACAGGATTTGAGGTTAGTGAACCAAAATTATATGCAGGTGGAAGTTTACAAGTGATTCAAGCAAAAAAGTGA
- a CDS encoding Mg2+ transporter protein, CorA family protein, with translation MLILLTFSQNHLEVFTSWDVNAVLERIGSSDNIWLRCIQFRDRTAIGKIIKHFGLKPSRVDMIFNHCQMGIDDDIEDCLFDNYEILTHQKQNREFEVARGTIIVGNNFIITFEITEVKILSTLSINIQKRNINIQHLGIDYLFYLIFKDILNNYYTVFDHISRQLDDLEDEVLANSGDESTYQKIAAMRQSTRFGRRNFQSIKSLLAMMNYEDFQWLSPPVKELFNQDLVHDADKLWQEYQSLRVWMSELMEIQRDNVASKTSERINRLTILSTVFLPITFIAGVYGMNFKYMPELDQPWAYPTVMGVMVLIVIGSIIYAKQQRWL, from the coding sequence ATGCTAATTCTTCTCACCTTCTCTCAGAACCACCTGGAAGTATTTACCAGTTGGGATGTCAATGCCGTACTGGAAAGAATTGGTAGTTCTGACAATATCTGGTTGCGCTGTATTCAATTTCGCGATCGCACTGCTATTGGCAAAATTATCAAACACTTCGGACTCAAGCCATCTCGTGTTGACATGATTTTTAATCATTGTCAAATGGGAATTGATGATGACATCGAAGATTGTTTATTTGATAACTATGAAATTCTCACTCATCAAAAACAAAATCGAGAATTCGAGGTTGCCCGTGGCACTATTATAGTTGGCAACAATTTTATCATTACATTTGAAATCACTGAAGTTAAAATCTTAAGTACATTAAGTATCAACATTCAAAAGCGAAATATAAATATTCAACATCTAGGAATCGATTATCTTTTCTATTTAATTTTTAAAGATATTTTGAACAACTACTATACTGTCTTTGACCATATCTCTAGACAACTTGATGATTTAGAAGATGAAGTTTTAGCAAATTCTGGTGATGAATCAACATATCAAAAAATTGCCGCCATGAGGCAATCTACTCGCTTTGGTCGCCGGAATTTTCAAAGCATCAAGTCACTGCTAGCGATGATGAATTATGAAGATTTTCAATGGTTGAGTCCACCAGTCAAGGAACTATTCAATCAAGACTTGGTTCATGACGCCGATAAACTCTGGCAAGAATATCAATCGCTAAGAGTGTGGATGTCAGAATTAATGGAAATTCAACGCGATAATGTTGCTAGCAAAACCAGCGAACGTATTAATCGTTTAACTATCCTCTCGACTGTATTTTTACCAATCACTTTCATTGCTGGTGTTTATGGCATGAATTTTAAATATATGCCGGAATTAGATCAACCTTGGGCTTATCCTACGGTGATGGGCGTGATGGTTTTAATTGTAATTGGTAGTATTATCTATGCTAAACAACAACGTTGGTTGTAG
- a CDS encoding WD-repeat protein, with amino-acid sequence MTLNHIPWKAITVLTLTVVTTAVCGCNTFTSKTQDLITQSSQNSQLLRKLSTDSDSGYSVAYSPEVSRANNPVGSTLASAGAKTVKLWNPSTGKVIRTFTGQAWAVNFSPDGQILASGSQNGTLSLWNVSTGELIRTLKHSEPVIDVVFSPDGQTLASGLDGGANIRLWNWRTGEIIRIPDDFNASRRGFDNFKSVPIAFSPDGQTFFARSGSGQASQLWNVSTGKVLSSFDAKSLINDIAITPDGKTLAAGIRDNAIKLWNVNSGKLIHTLTGHTGEVRTVAFSLDGKTLASGSQDGTIKLWNVKTGKIISTFKAQTEKVWSVAFNPDGKTFASGSQDGTIKIWQIPQ; translated from the coding sequence ATGACTCTGAACCATATCCCTTGGAAAGCAATCACAGTATTGACTCTTACCGTAGTAACTACTGCTGTTTGCGGTTGCAATACCTTTACTTCCAAGACTCAGGACTTAATTACCCAATCTTCGCAAAATAGTCAACTGCTTCGCAAGCTCTCAACAGACTCAGATTCGGGTTATTCGGTTGCTTATTCGCCAGAAGTATCTAGGGCAAACAATCCTGTTGGTTCTACTCTTGCCAGTGCTGGTGCTAAAACAGTTAAACTTTGGAATCCCAGCACTGGAAAAGTTATCCGTACCTTTACCGGACAGGCTTGGGCTGTGAACTTTAGCCCAGATGGTCAGATTCTCGCTAGTGGTAGTCAGAATGGAACTCTTAGTCTGTGGAATGTTAGCACTGGAGAACTCATCCGAACCCTTAAGCATTCAGAACCTGTGATTGATGTTGTCTTTAGTCCAGATGGACAGACACTAGCCAGTGGTCTCGATGGGGGCGCTAACATCAGGCTGTGGAATTGGCGCACTGGAGAAATTATCCGCATTCCAGATGACTTCAATGCTTCCAGAAGGGGATTTGATAATTTCAAATCTGTACCCATTGCTTTTAGCCCAGATGGTCAGACATTCTTTGCTAGAAGTGGTTCAGGCCAAGCTAGTCAATTATGGAATGTTAGTACTGGTAAAGTTCTCAGTAGTTTCGATGCCAAATCGTTGATTAATGATATCGCCATTACCCCAGATGGGAAAACCCTTGCCGCAGGCATCCGTGACAATGCTATTAAGCTGTGGAATGTTAATAGTGGCAAACTCATCCACACTTTGACTGGTCATACAGGTGAAGTGAGAACAGTTGCTTTCAGTCTAGATGGAAAAACTCTTGCTAGTGGCAGCCAAGACGGCACTATCAAACTATGGAATGTTAAGACTGGCAAAATTATCAGCACTTTCAAGGCGCAAACAGAAAAAGTTTGGTCTGTTGCTTTCAATCCTGATGGAAAAACTTTTGCCAGTGGCAGTCAGGATGGCACTATAAAGATTTGGCAAATACCACAATGA
- a CDS encoding glucose 1-dehydrogenase: protein MKGLKGKNALITGASSGIGQAIAIRLAQEGCNIAINYSKSPEGAEETEELAMQTACGQVEECGVKSLLIKGDVSQEAEIINMVNTVVEKFGSLDILINNAGIQKECPSHEIPTKDFDNILSINLRGAFLCARETIKHFLSQKRPGIIINISSVHEIIPRPLYLSYSISKGGMENLTKTLALEYAKQGIRVNAIAPGATITPINKAWTDDPEKKAIVESHIPMGRAGTSEEMAAAVAFLASDEAAYITGQTLFIDGGLTLYADFREAWSA from the coding sequence ATGAAGGGATTAAAGGGAAAAAATGCACTGATTACCGGAGCTAGTTCGGGAATTGGACAAGCGATCGCAATTCGGCTGGCACAAGAAGGTTGCAATATTGCCATCAACTACAGCAAAAGTCCAGAAGGTGCTGAGGAAACAGAAGAATTAGCAATGCAAACTGCTTGCGGACAAGTCGAAGAATGCGGTGTCAAATCCCTACTCATTAAAGGTGATGTTTCCCAAGAAGCAGAGATTATTAATATGGTGAATACAGTTGTCGAGAAATTTGGCAGCTTAGATATTCTGATCAACAATGCGGGAATTCAGAAAGAATGCCCATCCCATGAAATCCCTACCAAAGATTTTGATAACATCTTATCTATAAATCTGCGCGGTGCTTTCTTGTGCGCGCGGGAGACAATTAAGCATTTTCTCTCGCAAAAACGCCCTGGCATTATTATTAATATTTCTAGCGTTCACGAAATTATTCCTCGACCTTTGTACCTCAGCTATTCGATTAGCAAAGGTGGAATGGAAAATCTGACGAAAACACTAGCCCTAGAGTATGCCAAACAAGGAATTCGCGTCAATGCGATCGCGCCGGGAGCCACAATTACACCAATCAATAAAGCGTGGACAGACGACCCAGAAAAAAAGGCGATCGTTGAAAGTCATATTCCAATGGGTCGCGCCGGAACTTCAGAAGAAATGGCAGCAGCCGTCGCATTTCTCGCCTCTGACGAAGCCGCCTACATCACCGGACAAACTCTATTTATTGATGGCGGACTCACGCTGTATGCAGACTTCCGAGAAGCTTGGTCAGCCTAA
- a CDS encoding serine/threonine protein kinase, producing MNRFSPQIRHLHECIQQTQLGRMCGSSERFRDRYEILRILGRGGFGITFLAKNAVLPGKPLCVIKQLCPKVTSLNSWQRACQRFEKEAKALGALGNHPQIPMLLDYFEVKGEFYLVQEYVRGSTLAREVRKSGPKNEAAVKQFLQELLPVLQYLHQHHVIHRDIKPHNLLRCEDHQRFVLIDFGAVKEELADACEHSISDRATTNFVGTMGFAPPEQFSLRPVYASDIYALGVTCLYLLTGKGPLEFDYDPDTGEILWQKEVTVSDNFAQILGKMVKIPLKERFKTAKDVMTALDLESYVPSLTNCLTTQPRRVKTPIKEEIPQTYIPSIKRTAIAIREWKAKLQGK from the coding sequence ATGAATCGATTTTCCCCGCAAATCAGACATCTTCATGAGTGCATCCAGCAAACACAACTTGGCCGGATGTGCGGCTCTTCAGAACGATTTCGCGATCGCTATGAAATCTTGAGAATTTTAGGTAGAGGTGGTTTTGGTATTACCTTTCTAGCCAAAAATGCTGTATTACCTGGTAAGCCATTGTGTGTAATTAAGCAACTGTGTCCTAAGGTGACAAGTCTCAATAGTTGGCAAAGAGCTTGTCAGCGCTTTGAAAAAGAAGCAAAGGCTTTGGGTGCATTAGGTAATCATCCGCAGATTCCCATGCTCTTAGACTACTTTGAAGTTAAGGGAGAATTTTATTTAGTTCAAGAGTATGTGCGTGGTTCTACTTTGGCGCGGGAAGTAAGAAAATCCGGCCCCAAAAATGAAGCCGCAGTCAAACAGTTTTTACAGGAATTATTACCAGTCTTACAGTATCTGCATCAACATCACGTTATTCATCGAGATATTAAGCCGCATAACTTATTACGTTGTGAAGATCATCAGCGATTTGTGCTGATTGATTTCGGTGCAGTGAAAGAGGAATTAGCTGATGCTTGCGAACACTCAATTAGCGATCGCGCAACTACTAACTTTGTAGGAACGATGGGATTTGCACCCCCAGAACAGTTTTCCTTACGACCTGTGTATGCTAGCGATATTTATGCGCTTGGTGTGACTTGTCTTTATTTATTAACAGGCAAAGGGCCTTTAGAATTTGACTACGACCCGGATACTGGTGAAATTTTGTGGCAAAAAGAGGTGACTGTCAGCGATAATTTTGCGCAAATTTTAGGAAAGATGGTCAAAATTCCTTTAAAAGAGCGTTTTAAAACCGCTAAGGATGTGATGACAGCGCTGGATTTGGAAAGCTATGTGCCGAGTTTGACTAACTGTTTAACTACCCAACCACGGCGAGTTAAAACTCCTATCAAAGAAGAAATTCCGCAAACCTACATACCTTCTATCAAAAGAACTGCGATCGCTATTCGGGAATGGAAAGCAAAACTCCAAGGTAAATAG
- a CDS encoding ferrochelatase, which translates to MGRVGVLLLNLGGPDKLEDVGPFLFNLFSDPEIIRLPFRSLQRPLAWFIASRRTKTSQENYKQIGGGSPLRRITEAQGEALKQQLQDLGQEANIYVGMRYWHPYTEEAIALVAQDNIERLVILPLYPQFSISTSGSSFRLLEKLWQENPKLQPLEYTVIPSWYKQPSYLQAMAELIAQELDRFPNPDEVHIFFSAHGVPKSYVEEAGDPYQQEIEECTVLIMRTLNRPNAHTLAYQSRVGPVEWLQPYTEDALKELGAKGVKDIVVVPISFVSEHIETLQEIDIEYREIAEEAGIHNFRRVPAPNTHPVFIRALADLVIDALTKPNFKLSQAAQMKKKVKMYPQERWEWGITTSAEVWNGRIAMLGFIALIIELVTGRGLLHMIGLL; encoded by the coding sequence ATGGGTCGTGTAGGCGTTTTATTACTTAATCTCGGTGGCCCCGATAAGCTGGAAGACGTTGGGCCGTTTTTGTTTAACCTGTTTTCCGATCCAGAAATTATTCGCCTACCATTTCGTTCGCTGCAAAGACCCTTAGCTTGGTTCATTGCTTCGCGACGCACCAAAACATCTCAAGAAAACTACAAGCAAATTGGGGGTGGTTCCCCACTGCGGCGCATTACAGAAGCGCAAGGTGAAGCCTTGAAACAGCAGCTGCAAGATTTAGGGCAAGAAGCGAATATTTATGTGGGAATGCGATACTGGCATCCCTATACTGAAGAAGCGATCGCTCTCGTTGCTCAAGATAATATCGAACGCTTGGTGATCTTACCCCTATACCCCCAATTTTCTATCAGTACCAGTGGCTCCAGCTTCCGCCTTTTAGAAAAACTTTGGCAAGAAAACCCAAAACTTCAACCACTTGAATACACTGTTATTCCCTCCTGGTATAAACAACCGAGTTATCTGCAAGCAATGGCAGAACTCATCGCCCAAGAACTCGATCGATTTCCTAATCCTGATGAAGTTCATATCTTCTTCAGTGCTCATGGTGTGCCAAAAAGCTATGTAGAAGAAGCAGGCGACCCTTACCAACAAGAAATTGAGGAATGTACAGTTCTAATTATGCGTACCCTCAATCGTCCCAATGCTCACACGTTAGCTTATCAAAGTCGTGTAGGCCCTGTAGAATGGCTGCAACCTTACACTGAAGATGCTCTCAAAGAATTAGGAGCTAAAGGCGTCAAAGATATCGTCGTCGTACCTATCAGTTTTGTCTCAGAACACATCGAGACACTACAGGAAATTGACATTGAGTATCGAGAAATAGCTGAGGAAGCAGGAATTCATAACTTCCGGCGCGTACCTGCTCCTAATACCCATCCAGTCTTTATTAGAGCATTGGCAGATTTAGTCATTGATGCGCTGACAAAACCTAACTTCAAGCTTTCGCAAGCCGCCCAGATGAAGAAAAAGGTGAAAATGTATCCCCAAGAGCGTTGGGAATGGGGTATAACAACTAGCGCCGAAGTTTGGAATGGTCGAATTGCTATGCTTGGTTTTATCGCCTTAATCATTGAGCTAGTAACCGGTCGGGGACTGCTGCACATGATTGGCCTTTTATAA
- a CDS encoding polyphosphate kinase: protein MSKTKKANKDINLNDSQYYLNRELSWLEFNRRVLHEALDRRTPLLERLKFTAIFSSNLDEFFMVRVAILKEQVEAQLSQQTIDGLTPQQQLEAIYQCLHPMVIEQHRYFEQVLRPEMASHGIHLLNYIDLSPEQRSYLQQIFQKKIFPVLTPLAVDPSHPFPLMANLSLNLAVVVKAPNTGEEKFARVKVPNILPRFIALPQELQLQNGKLNHWTGVAIEQIIAHNLEALFPGMIIKEYHLFRLTRDADLEVAEDEADDLLLAIQQELRKRHFGGSVVRLEIQPSMPFSVRQMLITEMDLAESDIYEIDGLLNLKDLISFIKLPLPELKDPTWKPVIPPRLRHFHQPSKIANIDGQENNIFSVIQQKDLLVHHPYESFSCSVELFIAQAARDPHVLAIKMTLYRTTGDSELIGSLITAAESGKQVAVIVELKARFDEENNITWANKLEKSGVHVIYGLVGLKTHTKIVLVVRQEGENMRRYVHIGTGNYNAKTANLYTDVGLLSCREDLGADLTDLFNYLTGYSCQESYRKLFVSPVNMRDRIIALIHREIAHCKNGNRGHIIAKMNSLVDAQIIAALYEASQAGVKIDLIVRGICCLRPGIPEVSENIRVISIIGRFLEHSRIFYFNNNEQNEVYIGSADWMPRNLDRRVEAVTPIEDAEIVQNLQNILAIMLEDNQQAWELQSDGSYIQRRPHQDEPELSSQNILMDKTQQLSNNQLFSKL, encoded by the coding sequence ATGAGTAAAACAAAAAAAGCTAACAAAGATATTAATTTAAACGATTCACAATATTACTTAAATCGCGAACTCAGCTGGTTAGAATTTAATCGTCGGGTTTTACATGAGGCGCTAGACCGTCGCACTCCATTACTAGAAAGACTGAAATTCACTGCTATCTTCAGTTCTAATCTAGACGAATTTTTTATGGTTCGTGTTGCAATTCTCAAAGAACAAGTTGAAGCGCAGTTAAGTCAACAAACCATCGATGGACTAACTCCACAACAACAATTAGAAGCCATCTATCAATGCCTTCATCCAATGGTAATTGAACAGCATCGCTACTTTGAACAGGTGCTGCGTCCAGAAATGGCATCGCATGGTATTCATCTTCTAAATTACATCGATCTTAGTCCAGAACAACGTAGTTACCTACAACAAATATTTCAAAAAAAGATTTTTCCAGTTCTGACTCCTTTAGCAGTCGATCCCAGCCATCCTTTCCCGTTGATGGCGAATCTCAGTTTAAATTTAGCCGTGGTAGTCAAAGCGCCAAATACAGGAGAAGAAAAGTTTGCTAGAGTAAAAGTCCCAAATATTCTACCTCGATTTATTGCCTTGCCTCAGGAATTACAACTACAAAATGGCAAGTTAAATCACTGGACAGGTGTGGCGATAGAGCAGATTATTGCTCACAACTTAGAAGCTTTATTTCCAGGGATGATTATTAAGGAATATCATCTATTTCGCTTAACTCGTGATGCTGATTTAGAAGTAGCAGAAGATGAAGCTGATGACTTGTTATTAGCAATTCAACAGGAATTACGTAAACGTCACTTTGGTGGCTCTGTCGTGCGATTAGAAATCCAACCATCAATGCCCTTCTCAGTACGACAGATGTTGATAACAGAAATGGATTTGGCTGAGAGTGATATTTATGAGATAGACGGCTTACTAAATTTGAAAGATTTGATATCGTTTATCAAGTTGCCTTTGCCGGAATTGAAAGATCCAACTTGGAAACCAGTTATTCCACCTCGTCTGCGGCATTTTCATCAACCGAGTAAAATTGCCAACATAGATGGCCAGGAAAACAACATTTTCTCAGTGATTCAGCAAAAAGATTTACTAGTGCATCATCCTTATGAATCTTTTAGTTGCTCTGTAGAGTTATTTATTGCCCAAGCTGCCCGCGATCCTCATGTATTGGCAATTAAGATGACACTTTATCGCACTACCGGCGATTCTGAACTGATCGGTTCTCTCATTACTGCGGCTGAAAGTGGTAAACAAGTTGCTGTAATTGTAGAACTAAAAGCTCGCTTTGATGAAGAAAATAATATTACTTGGGCTAATAAATTAGAAAAATCTGGCGTTCATGTAATCTATGGGCTAGTAGGACTCAAGACTCACACCAAGATTGTACTGGTGGTGCGTCAGGAAGGAGAAAATATGCGACGATACGTGCATATTGGTACGGGAAATTATAATGCGAAGACAGCAAATTTATATACTGACGTAGGGCTATTAAGTTGCCGAGAAGATTTAGGAGCAGATTTAACCGATTTATTTAATTATTTGACGGGTTATTCTTGCCAAGAGTCTTACCGTAAATTGTTCGTATCTCCTGTGAATATGCGCGATCGCATTATCGCCTTAATTCATAGAGAAATCGCACACTGTAAAAACGGCAACAGAGGTCATATTATCGCCAAAATGAATTCTTTGGTTGATGCTCAGATTATTGCTGCTCTTTACGAAGCTTCGCAAGCTGGGGTAAAAATTGACTTGATTGTCCGAGGTATTTGTTGTTTGCGTCCGGGAATTCCGGAAGTCAGCGAAAATATTCGGGTTATTAGTATTATCGGTCGTTTTTTAGAACATTCACGGATATTTTACTTCAATAATAATGAACAAAATGAAGTATATATTGGTAGTGCTGATTGGATGCCTCGCAACTTAGATCGGCGTGTGGAAGCAGTTACGCCAATTGAAGATGCTGAGATTGTACAAAACTTACAAAATATTTTGGCAATCATGCTAGAAGATAATCAACAAGCTTGGGAACTACAGTCAGATGGTTCTTATATTCAACGTCGTCCCCATCAAGATGAGCCAGAACTTAGTTCCCAAAATATTCTCATGGACAAGACGCAACAATTATCAAATAATCAATTGTTTTCCAAGTTATAA
- a CDS encoding adenylosuccinate lyase — translation MIERYTLPEMGNLWSEAYKLKTWLQVEIAVCEAQAELGYIPSDAVEEIKAKANFDPKRVLEIEAEVRHDVIAFLTNVNEYVGDAGRYIHLGLTSSDVLDTALALQLVASLDVLLQRLEDLIQAIRQKAKEHRYTVMIGRSHGIHAEPITFGFKLAGWLAEVLRHQERLQTLRKTIAVGKISGAVGTYANIEPRVEAIACQKLGLKPDTASTQVISRDIHADYVQQLALVAASIERFAVEIRNLQKTDVLEVEEFFAKGQKGSSAMPHKRNPIRSERLTGMARLVRSHAGAALEDIALWHERDISHSSVERVILPDACILTHFMLVEIADLVTNLLVYPENMQRNLNCYGGVVFSQKVLLALVEKGISREEAYAIVQTNAHAAWNKPDGNFHDLITKDPRVTEKLTPAEIELCFDPQQHLRHLEQVYQRLGI, via the coding sequence GTGATTGAGCGTTATACCTTGCCCGAAATGGGTAATCTTTGGAGTGAAGCCTATAAGCTAAAAACTTGGTTGCAAGTAGAAATTGCTGTTTGTGAGGCTCAGGCAGAACTGGGTTACATTCCGTCTGATGCGGTTGAAGAAATTAAAGCCAAGGCGAATTTCGATCCAAAGCGCGTACTAGAAATTGAAGCTGAAGTCCGCCACGATGTCATCGCCTTTTTAACCAATGTCAATGAATATGTTGGCGATGCAGGACGCTATATTCACCTGGGTTTAACTAGTTCTGATGTGCTAGATACAGCTTTAGCATTGCAGTTAGTAGCCAGTCTGGATGTATTGTTGCAACGCCTAGAAGATTTAATTCAGGCAATTCGCCAAAAGGCCAAAGAACATCGTTACACAGTGATGATTGGGCGTTCCCACGGCATTCATGCGGAACCAATCACCTTTGGATTTAAGCTAGCTGGGTGGCTAGCAGAAGTGTTACGACACCAAGAACGTTTGCAAACTCTCCGCAAAACAATTGCTGTGGGTAAAATTTCTGGTGCAGTCGGAACCTATGCCAATATTGAACCACGTGTAGAAGCGATCGCCTGTCAAAAACTCGGACTCAAACCCGATACCGCCTCAACACAAGTTATTTCCCGCGATATCCACGCCGATTACGTGCAGCAATTAGCCTTAGTAGCAGCATCTATTGAACGCTTTGCTGTAGAAATTCGCAATCTGCAAAAAACAGACGTTCTCGAAGTTGAAGAATTTTTTGCCAAAGGTCAAAAAGGTTCCTCAGCCATGCCTCACAAGCGCAATCCCATCCGTTCCGAACGGCTGACAGGAATGGCGCGACTGGTGAGAAGCCATGCTGGTGCAGCTTTGGAAGACATCGCCCTCTGGCACGAACGAGATATTTCTCACAGTTCTGTAGAAAGAGTAATTTTACCCGATGCTTGCATTTTGACCCACTTTATGCTGGTAGAGATCGCCGATCTGGTGACTAACCTACTTGTCTATCCCGAAAATATGCAACGCAATCTCAACTGCTATGGCGGGGTAGTATTTAGCCAGAAAGTGCTACTTGCTTTAGTAGAAAAGGGAATCAGCCGCGAAGAAGCATATGCGATCGTGCAAACAAATGCTCACGCAGCTTGGAACAAACCAGATGGCAATTTCCACGATTTGATTACCAAAGATCCTCGTGTTACCGAAAAGTTAACACCAGCAGAAATTGAGTTATGTTTTGACCCCCAACAACATCTGCGGCATTTAGAACAGGTTTATCAACGCCTGGGTATCTAG